A window of Leptotrichia wadei contains these coding sequences:
- a CDS encoding helix-turn-helix domain-containing protein yields the protein MAKAYEITEEMSNEIRMIRKTIKNKSEDIRLHAVELRGLGKKNKKIAEILDVHEKVVSKWICIFANQGIQGLMNKPKGGNHKNMTFEEEDKFLKQFEERAKKGELLNTNEIK from the coding sequence ATGGCAAAAGCATATGAGATAACAGAAGAAATGTCGAATGAGATAAGAATGATTAGAAAAACAATAAAAAACAAAAGTGAAGATATTAGACTGCATGCAGTAGAATTAAGAGGCTTAGGAAAAAAGAATAAGAAAATAGCTGAAATTTTAGATGTCCATGAAAAAGTTGTCAGTAAATGGATATGCATATTTGCAAATCAAGGAATACAAGGATTGATGAATAAGCCAAAAGGTGGAAATCATAAAAATATGACATTTGAAGAGGAAGATAAGTTTTTGAAGCAATTTGAGGAACGAGCAAAAAAAGGTGAACTGTTAAACACAAATGAAATAAAATAG
- a CDS encoding transposase: protein MSSYKGVQVCFWCGGAFNGGKIFLVMPNCDTNNMSVFLKELSKSYNDDIVILVCDGAVWHKSKNLEISGNIIMTHIPPYTPEMNPIEQIWKQIRQMGFGNKIFSTLKAVVDRLCDTINLLTDELVKSITLREWICSAI from the coding sequence CTGTCATCATATAAGGGAGTACAGGTATGTTTTTGGTGCGGTGGAGCCTTTAACGGGGGAAAGATTTTTTTAGTTATGCCAAACTGCGATACAAACAACATGAGTGTTTTTTTAAAGGAATTATCTAAAAGCTATAATGACGATATTGTGATTCTAGTCTGTGATGGAGCAGTATGGCACAAATCAAAGAACTTAGAAATTTCGGGAAACATCATAATGACACATATACCACCATATACACCAGAAATGAACCCCATTGAACAAATTTGGAAACAAATAAGACAGATGGGGTTCGGCAATAAGATATTCAGTACATTAAAAGCTGTAGTTGACAGGCTATGCGACACTATAAATTTACTTACAGATGAACTAGTAAAAAGCATAACTCTTCGCGAATGGATTTGTTCTGCTATTTAA
- a CDS encoding SDR family NAD(P)-dependent oxidoreductase, whose product MKTKYTVITGASSGIGRAVALKFAERNKNLILIARRKNLLEDLKSEILEKHPNLDILAIDFDLTDVNKIPELYSKLNNYHIETLINNAGFGSYNNVKDESLSKILDMLHLNVEALTLLSSLYVQDYHNEKGSQLINISSAGGYTIVPNAIVYCATKFYVNAFTEGLALELKQNNAQLKAKVLAPAATKTNFGNIATGKTNFDYDKSYPNYHTSEEMANFLIQLYESDKTVGYISRETFEFDLSDGFFQNAFSSKNNVNF is encoded by the coding sequence ATGAAAACAAAATATACTGTTATAACAGGAGCAAGTTCGGGAATAGGTAGAGCTGTGGCTCTAAAATTTGCAGAAAGAAATAAAAATCTTATTTTGATTGCACGAAGAAAGAATTTACTAGAAGACTTAAAAAGCGAAATTTTGGAGAAACATCCTAATTTGGATATTCTTGCAATAGATTTTGATTTAACCGATGTCAATAAAATTCCTGAACTATATTCAAAATTAAACAATTATCACATTGAAACTTTGATAAATAATGCTGGATTTGGATCGTATAACAATGTGAAAGATGAATCTCTTAGTAAAATTTTAGATATGCTTCATCTAAATGTAGAAGCATTAACTTTGCTATCTTCTTTATACGTGCAAGATTACCACAACGAAAAAGGCTCCCAATTAATCAATATCTCCTCAGCAGGAGGCTACACAATTGTCCCAAACGCAATTGTCTACTGTGCCACCAAATTTTACGTAAACGCCTTCACAGAAGGACTTGCACTAGAATTAAAGCAAAACAACGCACAATTAAAAGCAAAAGTCCTAGCACCTGCTGCAACCAAAACTAACTTTGGAAATATCGCAACTGGTAAAACTAATTTTGATTATGATAAATCTTATCCAAACTATCATACATCCGAAGAAATGGCAAATTTTCTCATTCAACTTTACGAAAGCGACAAAACTGTCGGTTACATCAGCCGTGAAACTTTTGAATTTGACTTGTCCGATGGATTTTTTCAAAATGCATTTAGTTCTAAAAATAATGTGAATTTTTAA
- a CDS encoding MerR family transcriptional regulator, translating to MKKNEQKIMQIKEFSEKTGLTPYTIRFYEKKELFRVKRDEKNRRIYDETDIEWIKMLKRLKDMGMKLSEIKKYSDLRYEGNGTIKERMKILTNHKKYVNIEIEKWQKYLQNLDDKLEIYESFLKSISEK from the coding sequence ATGAAAAAGAATGAACAAAAAATAATGCAAATAAAGGAATTTTCAGAAAAAACAGGCTTAACTCCATACACAATAAGATTTTATGAAAAAAAGGAGCTGTTTCGTGTAAAAAGAGATGAGAAAAATAGAAGAATATATGATGAAACTGATATTGAATGGATAAAAATGTTAAAAAGATTAAAAGATATGGGAATGAAATTAAGTGAAATTAAGAAATATTCAGATTTACGATATGAAGGAAACGGAACGATAAAAGAAAGAATGAAAATTTTGACAAATCATAAAAAATATGTAAACATAGAAATTGAAAAGTGGCAAAAATATTTACAAAATCTTGATGATAAACTTGAGATTTATGAGAGTTTTTTAAAAAGTATTTCTGAAAAATAA
- a CDS encoding cobyric acid synthase has product MGRKHKNIMLLGTGSNVGKSIINAGFCRIFYQDGYSVVPFKSQNMALNSFITKDGKEMGRAQVVQAEAANIEPQAFMNPILLKPTTDRKSQVIVNGKVYKNMDAREYFAYKHNLKKDIMAAYNHIRDNFDICVLEGAGSPAEINLKEDDIVNTGMAEMADSPVILVADIDRGGVFASIYGTIMLLEESEKKRIKGVIINKFRGDKSLLTPGIEMIEELTNVPVLGVVPFVPLGIEEEDSLGIDKYNVEKEGKIRISVIKLKHISNFTDIDALSHYNDVSLKYVTKSSELGDEDIIIIPGSKNTVEDMKDLIDKNISREIIRLAKRGTIVFGICGGFQIMGQKIMDPQNIESNLKEISGLDLLDIETVMETAKTTTQYENKIKNADGILAGMDGIEIKGYEIHQGYSYPVHEEKTKIKCIFDDEKLKGAVKGNVVGTYIHGIFDNSEFTNHFLNEVRKLKGLDKVDEDFSFKEYKNREYDKLAQILRENVDIDKVYEIMGME; this is encoded by the coding sequence ATGGGAAGAAAACATAAAAATATAATGTTGCTGGGGACAGGTTCTAATGTGGGAAAAAGCATAATCAATGCAGGATTTTGCAGAATATTTTATCAGGATGGGTATAGTGTGGTGCCGTTTAAGTCGCAGAATATGGCTTTAAATTCGTTTATTACGAAGGATGGAAAAGAAATGGGGAGAGCTCAGGTGGTGCAGGCTGAAGCGGCTAATATCGAACCTCAGGCATTTATGAATCCAATTTTATTAAAGCCTACGACAGACAGAAAATCACAGGTTATTGTGAATGGAAAAGTTTACAAAAATATGGATGCGAGGGAATATTTTGCCTATAAACATAATTTAAAAAAGGATATAATGGCGGCATATAATCACATAAGGGATAATTTTGATATTTGCGTGCTGGAAGGGGCAGGAAGCCCTGCGGAAATTAACTTGAAGGAAGACGACATTGTAAATACAGGGATGGCGGAAATGGCTGATTCGCCTGTTATTTTGGTTGCTGATATTGACAGAGGCGGTGTTTTTGCGTCAATTTACGGGACAATTATGCTTCTTGAGGAAAGTGAGAAAAAACGTATAAAAGGTGTAATTATAAACAAATTTAGGGGGGATAAGAGCCTTTTGACTCCTGGAATTGAGATGATTGAAGAGTTGACAAATGTGCCTGTTCTGGGAGTAGTGCCGTTTGTGCCACTAGGAATTGAGGAAGAGGACAGTCTGGGAATCGACAAGTATAATGTGGAAAAAGAAGGGAAAATTCGGATTTCGGTTATTAAACTAAAACATATATCGAATTTTACAGACATTGACGCACTTAGTCATTATAACGATGTTTCCTTGAAATACGTTACAAAAAGCTCTGAACTTGGAGATGAGGACATTATTATTATTCCTGGCTCCAAAAATACTGTGGAAGACATGAAGGACTTGATTGATAAAAATATAAGCAGGGAAATTATAAGGCTTGCAAAAAGAGGAACGATAGTATTTGGAATTTGTGGCGGTTTTCAAATAATGGGACAAAAAATAATGGATCCTCAAAATATTGAGTCTAATCTAAAAGAAATTTCAGGTTTAGATTTATTAGACATAGAAACAGTTATGGAAACGGCAAAAACAACAACACAGTATGAAAATAAAATAAAAAATGCAGATGGAATACTCGCTGGAATGGACGGCATTGAAATAAAAGGCTATGAAATACATCAAGGCTACAGTTATCCTGTACACGAAGAAAAAACCAAGATAAAATGTATCTTTGACGATGAAAAGCTAAAAGGAGCTGTAAAAGGAAATGTTGTCGGAACCTATATTCACGGAATATTTGACAATTCTGAATTTACAAATCATTTTCTGAACGAAGTAAGAAAACTTAAAGGGCTAGACAAAGTCGATGAAGATTTTAGTTTCAAAGAATATAAAAACAGGGAATACGATAAATTGGCACAAATTTTGCGAGAAAATGTCGATATTGATAAGGTTTATGAAATAATGGGGATGGAATAA
- a CDS encoding pyridoxal phosphate-dependent aminotransferase, producing the protein MDFHGGNIYKIFREKNITEILDYSSNINPYGVPESLKRKITENIGILERYPDPDYVELREKLAQLNKVELENIVLGNGATEAIFLFIKVIKPKKVLIVSPTFGEYERAVRACKNSESQKIEIEYFELEEKDEFRLNIGKLKKELEKKYDLVIICNPNNPTGKFLKMAETEEILRECNRYDTKLFIDEAFIEFLEDGLKESIVNSGENKKNLFLTRAFTKFFAIPGLRLGYGIYFDKNLEKKIAEKKEPWSVNNIAEMAGITVLDDTEYIEKTLNWITEEKRYMYERLNEISGIKPYKTEVNFICVKIKDELISKGLNVKKLREKMMEEGILIRDASNFKFLDERFFRLAIKDRKSNDKVVRALKEILE; encoded by the coding sequence ATGGATTTTCATGGTGGTAATATTTATAAAATATTCAGGGAAAAAAATATAACAGAAATACTGGATTACAGTTCGAATATAAATCCTTACGGAGTGCCAGAGAGCCTAAAACGTAAGATTACAGAAAATATTGGGATTCTTGAGAGGTATCCTGACCCTGATTATGTGGAATTACGTGAAAAATTGGCTCAACTGAATAAAGTTGAACTGGAAAATATTGTGCTGGGAAATGGTGCAACAGAAGCTATATTTTTGTTCATAAAAGTGATAAAACCCAAAAAAGTGCTGATTGTATCGCCTACTTTTGGGGAATATGAAAGGGCAGTAAGAGCATGTAAAAATTCTGAAAGTCAAAAAATTGAAATTGAATATTTTGAATTAGAAGAAAAAGACGAGTTTAGGCTTAATATTGGGAAATTGAAAAAGGAACTTGAGAAAAAATATGATTTGGTAATAATTTGCAATCCGAATAATCCGACTGGAAAATTTTTGAAAATGGCTGAAACAGAGGAAATTTTGAGAGAATGCAATAGATATGATACGAAGTTATTTATTGACGAGGCATTTATCGAATTTTTAGAGGATGGACTAAAGGAAAGCATTGTAAATAGTGGGGAAAATAAGAAAAATTTGTTTTTAACTCGTGCATTTACAAAATTTTTTGCTATTCCAGGACTACGATTGGGATATGGAATTTATTTTGACAAAAATTTGGAAAAGAAAATCGCTGAAAAAAAAGAACCGTGGAGCGTGAACAATATCGCTGAAATGGCTGGAATAACGGTTCTTGATGATACAGAATACATAGAAAAGACATTAAACTGGATAACAGAAGAAAAAAGATACATGTATGAAAGACTGAATGAAATTTCAGGAATAAAGCCTTATAAGACTGAAGTAAACTTTATTTGCGTAAAAATAAAAGATGAACTGATTTCTAAAGGGCTGAATGTGAAAAAATTGCGGGAAAAAATGATGGAAGAAGGAATTTTGATAAGGGATGCGTCCAATTTTAAATTTTTGGATGAAAGATTTTTTAGACTGGCAATTAAAGATAGAAAGAGCAATGATAAGGTTGTTAGGGCTTTGAAAGAAATTTTAGAATAA
- the hemA gene encoding glutamyl-tRNA reductase: MKENLVKNFYILSFSYKNLSLEEREKFVKEGYRHILGKYLEKRIIKGYVAVETCLRIELYLDVSKEFEIESLKRDFRIEKMKDYKGAEAVHYLLRVICGLDSIIKGEDQILVQLKKAYFDALDKNVTSSFLNIMFNQAIETGKRFRAESKINEKNISLDSIAVKFIRTKFESLENKKIFVIGVGDLSQSILALLHKMNNCHLTMTNRSLRRSIELQKVYPDVQTAEFNEKYNVIKNMDIVISATSAPHLILETAKIQNILNDGKKRFFLDLAVPRDIEASIGEFENASLYHLEDIWDEYNKNVEKRDEIVEKYSYIIEEQLKKIAEKLEKRRKYTNQKNIEIGENG; the protein is encoded by the coding sequence ATGAAGGAAAATTTAGTAAAAAATTTTTATATTCTAAGTTTTAGTTATAAAAATTTGAGTTTGGAAGAAAGGGAAAAGTTTGTAAAAGAGGGGTATAGACATATTTTAGGGAAATATTTGGAAAAAAGGATTATAAAGGGGTATGTGGCTGTTGAAACTTGCCTTAGGATAGAGCTTTATTTGGATGTTAGCAAGGAATTTGAAATTGAGAGTTTAAAGAGGGATTTTAGAATTGAGAAGATGAAGGATTATAAAGGGGCTGAAGCCGTGCATTATTTACTGCGGGTGATTTGTGGGCTGGATTCGATAATAAAGGGAGAAGATCAGATTCTTGTGCAGCTTAAAAAGGCATATTTTGACGCTCTTGACAAAAATGTTACGTCTTCATTTTTGAATATAATGTTTAATCAGGCGATAGAAACTGGGAAAAGATTTAGGGCGGAAAGCAAGATAAATGAAAAAAATATTTCACTTGATTCGATAGCTGTAAAATTTATAAGAACAAAATTTGAGAGCCTTGAAAATAAAAAAATATTTGTAATTGGAGTGGGAGATTTGAGCCAGTCGATTCTTGCGCTTCTTCACAAAATGAACAATTGCCATTTGACAATGACAAATAGAAGTTTACGACGGTCAATTGAATTACAGAAAGTGTATCCAGATGTTCAGACAGCAGAATTTAACGAGAAATATAATGTTATAAAAAATATGGACATTGTAATAAGTGCCACTTCTGCACCACATTTGATTCTTGAAACAGCGAAAATTCAAAATATTTTGAATGATGGAAAAAAACGATTTTTCCTTGATTTAGCCGTCCCGAGAGATATTGAGGCAAGTATAGGGGAGTTTGAAAATGCTTCGCTTTATCATTTGGAGGATATTTGGGATGAATATAATAAAAATGTGGAAAAGCGGGATGAAATTGTAGAAAAATATTCTTATATTATTGAGGAGCAGTTGAAAAAAATAGCGGAAAAACTTGAAAAAAGAAGAAAATATACAAATCAGAAAAATATTGAGATAGGTGAAAATGGATGA
- the hemC gene encoding hydroxymethylbilane synthase, translating to MKSNKIIIGTRGSILALAQAEKVKEMLINKYDELRENENFCEIEGLDKKSPLEIELKVIVTKGDKDLRDFTKIKGTTQKDLFVKEIEKEMLENKIDLAVHSLKDMPQNTPEGLLNACFPMREDNRDVLVSKNGKKLKELDGNSVIGTGSIRREKELLNLRNDVKIKAIRGNIHTRLKKLDDGEYDAIVLAAAGLKRVGLENRITEYFDIDSFMPAPGQGILCIQCRENDNKIRHLLKIINDDEVTIMCKAEREFSKIFDGGCHTPIGCSSVIEGNTLKLKGIFNDNGVRIFKEVEGNRENPKETAQKLAEEIKKEEMKNEKR from the coding sequence ATGAAATCGAATAAAATAATTATTGGAACGAGAGGAAGCATCTTGGCACTTGCACAAGCGGAAAAAGTGAAGGAAATGCTTATTAACAAATATGATGAATTAAGAGAGAATGAGAATTTTTGCGAAATTGAAGGACTCGATAAAAAAAGTCCGCTGGAAATAGAACTGAAAGTTATAGTTACAAAGGGAGATAAAGATTTAAGAGACTTTACAAAAATAAAAGGAACTACGCAAAAGGACTTGTTTGTGAAGGAAATTGAAAAGGAAATGCTGGAAAATAAAATAGATCTGGCAGTGCATTCATTAAAGGATATGCCACAGAATACTCCAGAAGGGCTTTTGAATGCGTGTTTTCCAATGAGAGAAGACAACCGTGATGTGCTTGTTTCAAAAAACGGGAAAAAATTAAAAGAACTTGATGGAAATTCTGTAATTGGGACAGGGAGCATAAGACGGGAAAAGGAGCTTTTGAATCTGCGAAATGATGTAAAGATAAAAGCAATTCGAGGTAATATTCACACAAGGCTGAAAAAACTTGATGATGGGGAATATGATGCGATTGTGCTGGCTGCAGCTGGATTAAAAAGAGTTGGACTGGAAAACAGAATTACTGAATATTTTGATATAGATTCATTTATGCCAGCACCAGGACAAGGGATTTTGTGTATTCAATGCAGGGAAAATGATAATAAAATACGACACCTTCTGAAAATTATAAATGATGATGAAGTTACAATAATGTGTAAAGCTGAAAGAGAATTTTCAAAAATTTTTGATGGAGGATGCCATACTCCGATAGGCTGTTCATCGGTTATTGAAGGGAATACATTAAAATTAAAGGGAATATTTAATGATAATGGAGTCAGAATATTTAAAGAAGTTGAAGGAAATAGGGAAAATCCAAAGGAAACTGCACAAAAATTGGCTGAAGAAATAAAAAAAGAGGAGATGAAAAATGAGAAAAGGTAA